A stretch of Sinimarinibacterium sp. NLF-5-8 DNA encodes these proteins:
- the era gene encoding GTPase Era has protein sequence MRSGIVTIAGRPNVGKSSLLNALIGRKVSIVSHKPQTTRHRIQGALHHGEDQIVFVDTPGLHLIARRALNRAMNQAAAGALHDVDLVLFVVEAGRWTDEDQAVLDRLKGKDVPVALIVNKIDRFADRERLLPELQKLAAMRDYAFIVPVSALRRSNLNPLRDEILAHIPEGPPLYPQGQVVAHGDDFTVAEVVREKLIRNLHQELPYSLTVEVELFEREQGLDRISAVIWVERDGQKKIVIGDGGETIKKVGSAARQELERMFGHKVFLKLWCKVRENWSDDIKALRRFGLSGQD, from the coding sequence ATGCGTAGCGGAATTGTCACCATTGCCGGCCGTCCCAACGTCGGCAAATCGTCGCTGCTCAACGCCCTGATCGGGCGCAAGGTCAGCATCGTTTCACACAAGCCGCAAACCACGCGCCACCGGATTCAGGGTGCGCTGCATCACGGCGAGGATCAGATTGTCTTTGTGGACACGCCGGGGCTGCATCTGATTGCCAGGCGCGCGCTCAACCGCGCGATGAACCAGGCCGCTGCCGGGGCTTTGCATGATGTCGATCTGGTGCTGTTCGTCGTCGAAGCCGGGCGCTGGACCGACGAGGATCAGGCGGTGCTGGATCGGCTCAAAGGCAAAGACGTGCCGGTGGCACTGATCGTCAACAAGATCGACCGTTTTGCCGACCGTGAACGCCTGCTGCCGGAGCTGCAAAAACTGGCGGCGATGCGTGACTACGCCTTCATCGTCCCGGTGTCTGCCTTGCGCCGCAGCAACCTCAATCCGTTACGCGATGAGATTCTGGCGCACATCCCCGAAGGCCCGCCGCTGTACCCGCAAGGGCAGGTGGTGGCGCATGGCGACGACTTCACCGTGGCCGAGGTGGTGCGCGAAAAGCTGATCCGCAATCTGCATCAGGAATTGCCGTATTCGCTGACCGTTGAAGTCGAACTGTTCGAGCGCGAGCAAGGCCTGGATCGGATCAGCGCGGTGATCTGGGTGGAGCGCGACGGCCAGAAAAAAATCGTCATTGGCGATGGCGGCGAAACCATCAAAAAAGTCGGCAGTGCCGCGCGCCAGGAACTGGAGCGCATGTTCGGTCACAAGGTGTTTCTCAAGCTCTGGTGCAAGGTGCGCGAAAACTGGAGCGATGACATCAAGGCGCTGCGTCGCTTTGGCCTGAGCGGGCAGGATTGA
- the rnc gene encoding ribonuclease III, whose amino-acid sequence MADLTRLQKQLGYRFGDPALLQLALTHRSASGRNNERLEFLGDALINFVAAAALYECRPKAEEGALSRLRASLVREESLAFLARELKLSDVLTLGESELKSGGFRRDSILADAFEAVMGAILLDGGFAAASAAARQQFAAMLSNLPDAETLKDPKTRLQEWLQARARPLPHYTVLSEQGPAHARRFHVRCELADEPASTEAIASSRRGAEQQAAADLLHQLENPVHA is encoded by the coding sequence TTGGCTGATCTGACGCGATTGCAAAAGCAGCTTGGGTATCGGTTTGGCGACCCGGCGCTGCTGCAACTGGCGCTGACGCATCGCAGCGCCAGTGGCCGCAACAATGAGCGGCTCGAATTTCTCGGCGATGCCCTGATCAATTTTGTCGCCGCTGCCGCACTCTATGAGTGTCGTCCCAAGGCCGAGGAAGGCGCGCTGTCACGCCTGCGCGCCAGCCTGGTGCGCGAAGAATCACTGGCCTTCCTCGCGCGCGAACTCAAGCTCAGCGACGTGCTCACTCTGGGCGAAAGCGAGCTCAAATCCGGCGGCTTCAGGCGCGACTCGATCCTTGCCGATGCCTTTGAAGCCGTCATGGGCGCCATCCTGCTTGATGGCGGCTTTGCCGCCGCCAGTGCCGCAGCACGCCAGCAGTTTGCGGCCATGTTGAGCAATCTGCCCGACGCCGAAACCCTCAAAGACCCCAAGACCCGCTTGCAGGAATGGTTGCAGGCGCGCGCGCGGCCGCTGCCGCATTACACCGTTTTATCGGAACAAGGCCCGGCTCACGCGCGCCGCTTTCATGTGCGCTGTGAGCTGGCCGATGAGCCGGCCAGTACCGAGGCCATTGCCAGCAGCCGCCGGGGTGCCGAACAGCAAGCCGCCGCCGATCTGTTACACCAACTTGAGAACCCCGTTCATGCGTAG
- a CDS encoding DUF4845 domain-containing protein — MRQSQRGLSLLGLVFVLGIIAFFAVITVKCVPIYLNHMKVASSVAKVAADPESARAEAATIRTMLQRFWDIESIDYLQPRDVKIKRTPEGRYLSYDYEAYEHLFYNIAVVIHFQDDVPLSGQ, encoded by the coding sequence ATGCGCCAATCACAACGCGGACTGAGCCTGCTCGGGCTGGTTTTCGTGCTCGGCATCATTGCTTTTTTTGCAGTGATCACCGTCAAGTGTGTGCCGATCTACCTCAATCACATGAAGGTGGCCAGTTCCGTTGCCAAGGTTGCCGCCGACCCCGAAAGCGCGCGCGCCGAAGCGGCGACAATCCGCACGATGTTGCAGCGTTTCTGGGACATCGAAAGCATCGACTATCTGCAACCCCGCGATGTCAAGATCAAGCGTACGCCGGAAGGCCGCTATCTGAGCTACGACTACGAAGCCTACGAGCATCTGTTTTACAACATCGCCGTGGTCATTCATTTTCAAGATGACGTACCGCTGAGCGGGCAGTGA
- the lepB gene encoding signal peptidase I, producing the protein MEDFHVDFAVVLSVLTLITGVFWALDKWLLSARRGVDDKPGAFVDFCRSFFPVIFVVLFVRSFLVEPFRIPSGSMIPTLLVGDFILVNKFAYGVRDPVFHQKFIKTQAPQRGDVAVFRWPVDPSKDFIKRIVGLPGDHIVYRDKQLWVNGESADLKDAGAFATSGGGVVYRLAENLTGVEHNILINPDRPTLDFEFTVPPGEYFAMGDNRDGSDDSRRWGTVPEKNLVGKAFFIWMSWDADQNRVVLSRVGQAIR; encoded by the coding sequence ATGGAAGATTTTCATGTGGATTTTGCCGTCGTGCTCAGCGTGCTGACGCTGATCACCGGCGTGTTCTGGGCGCTCGACAAATGGCTGCTGTCGGCGCGGCGCGGGGTGGATGACAAGCCCGGCGCCTTCGTTGATTTCTGTCGATCCTTTTTCCCGGTCATCTTCGTCGTGCTGTTCGTGCGCTCGTTTCTTGTCGAGCCGTTCCGGATCCCGTCGGGTTCGATGATCCCGACGCTGCTGGTCGGGGATTTCATCCTCGTCAACAAGTTTGCCTACGGCGTGCGCGATCCGGTTTTTCACCAGAAGTTCATCAAGACCCAGGCGCCACAGCGGGGCGATGTTGCGGTGTTTCGCTGGCCGGTGGATCCGAGCAAGGATTTCATCAAGCGCATCGTCGGCTTGCCCGGCGACCATATCGTCTACCGTGACAAGCAGCTGTGGGTCAATGGCGAATCTGCTGATCTCAAGGACGCCGGTGCATTTGCAACCAGCGGTGGCGGCGTGGTGTACCGGCTGGCCGAAAATCTCACCGGCGTCGAACACAACATCCTGATCAATCCCGATCGTCCGACGCTCGATTTCGAGTTCACCGTACCGCCCGGCGAATACTTTGCAATGGGCGATAACCGTGACGGCTCGGACGACAGCCGCCGCTGGGGCACCGTGCCGGAGAAAAACCTCGTCGGCAAGGCGTTTTTCATCTGGATGTCGTGGGATGCCGACCAAAATCGTGTCGTTTTGAGCCGGGTCGGCCAGGCGATTCGTTAA
- the lepA gene encoding translation elongation factor 4 produces the protein MRQDHIRNFCIIAHIDHGKSTLADRFIQLTGALQQREMTTQILDNNPIERERGITIKAQSVQLHYTAKNGEQYQFNLIDTPGHVDFSYEVSRSLAACEGALLVVDASQGVEAQSVANCYTALEQDLEVLTVLNKIDLQNAEPERVCDEIEQVIGVSAVDAIRISAKTGLNVDQVLEAVVEKLPPPTGNAEAPLQALIIDSWFDPYLGVVSLVRIVNGPGIAKGDKIRVMSTGRDYEVTMLGVNSPKRLFKERLECGEVGFVVCGIKDIFGAPVGDTLTLAHKPCSEAVPGFRQVQPRVFAGMFPVDADDFETFRESLQKLRLNDSALQFEPENSTALGFGFRIGFLGMLHMDIVQERLEREYNLNLITTAPSVVYEVLKTDGSVISVDNPAELPEPGAVAEVREPIISARILMPQDYVGAVMQLCMEKRGVQKNLRYLGSQVQMEVEMPMAEVVLDFFDRLKSVSRGFASFEYEFVRFQAGDLVKLDVLVNGDRVDALATIVHRDAAYPRGRDLCERMQDVIHRQMFDIAIQAAIGAKIIARTTVKALRKDVTAKCYGGDISRKRKLLEKQKEGKKRMKSVGNVEIPQEAFLAVLGVDRKK, from the coding sequence GTGCGCCAGGATCATATTCGCAATTTCTGCATCATCGCCCACATCGACCACGGCAAATCCACGCTGGCCGATCGGTTCATTCAGCTCACCGGCGCCTTGCAGCAGCGTGAGATGACCACGCAGATTCTGGATAACAATCCCATCGAGCGTGAGCGTGGCATCACCATCAAGGCGCAGTCGGTGCAGCTGCACTACACCGCCAAAAATGGTGAGCAATATCAATTCAACCTGATTGATACGCCGGGACACGTCGATTTTTCCTATGAAGTTTCGCGCTCGCTGGCCGCCTGTGAAGGCGCGTTGCTGGTGGTCGATGCCTCGCAGGGCGTCGAAGCGCAGTCGGTGGCCAACTGCTACACCGCGCTGGAGCAGGATCTGGAAGTGCTCACGGTGCTCAACAAGATCGACCTGCAAAACGCCGAGCCCGAGCGCGTCTGCGATGAAATCGAGCAGGTCATTGGCGTATCGGCGGTTGATGCGATCCGCATTTCGGCCAAAACCGGCCTGAATGTCGATCAGGTGCTCGAAGCGGTGGTGGAAAAACTGCCGCCCCCCACCGGCAATGCCGAAGCGCCGCTGCAGGCGCTGATCATCGACTCCTGGTTCGACCCCTATCTGGGCGTCGTCTCGCTGGTGCGCATCGTCAACGGGCCGGGTATTGCCAAGGGCGACAAAATCCGGGTGATGTCCACCGGGCGCGACTATGAAGTCACCATGCTTGGCGTCAACAGTCCCAAGCGCCTGTTCAAGGAACGGCTGGAATGTGGCGAAGTTGGCTTTGTCGTCTGCGGCATCAAGGACATCTTCGGCGCGCCGGTCGGCGATACGCTGACGTTGGCACACAAGCCATGCAGCGAGGCCGTGCCGGGTTTTCGCCAGGTGCAGCCGCGCGTGTTTGCCGGCATGTTCCCGGTCGATGCCGACGACTTTGAAACCTTCCGCGAATCGCTGCAAAAGCTGCGCCTGAATGACTCCGCCCTGCAGTTCGAACCCGAAAACTCCACCGCCCTGGGCTTTGGTTTTCGCATCGGCTTTCTGGGCATGCTGCACATGGACATCGTCCAGGAGCGGCTGGAGCGCGAATACAACCTGAACCTGATCACCACCGCGCCCTCGGTGGTGTACGAAGTGCTGAAAACCGACGGCAGCGTCATCAGCGTGGACAACCCCGCCGAACTGCCCGAACCCGGCGCGGTGGCCGAGGTGCGCGAGCCGATCATCAGCGCGCGCATTCTGATGCCGCAGGACTATGTCGGCGCGGTCATGCAGCTGTGCATGGAAAAACGCGGCGTGCAGAAAAACCTGCGCTACCTCGGCAGCCAGGTGCAGATGGAAGTGGAAATGCCGATGGCCGAGGTGGTTCTGGACTTTTTTGACCGGCTCAAGAGTGTCTCGCGCGGGTTTGCCTCGTTTGAATATGAGTTTGTGCGCTTTCAGGCTGGCGATCTGGTCAAGCTCGACGTGCTGGTCAACGGCGACCGCGTTGATGCGCTGGCCACCATCGTTCATCGGGATGCGGCCTATCCGCGCGGGCGCGACCTCTGTGAACGGATGCAGGACGTGATTCACCGGCAGATGTTCGACATTGCCATTCAAGCCGCCATCGGCGCCAAGATCATTGCGCGCACCACCGTCAAGGCCCTGCGCAAGGATGTCACGGCAAAATGCTACGGCGGCGACATCAGCCGCAAGCGCAAGCTGCTGGAAAAACAAAAAGAAGGCAAAAAGCGGATGAAATCCGTCGGCAACGTCGAAATACCACAAGAAGCATTTCTCGCCGTTCTCGGCGTGGATCGCAAGAAGTAA
- a CDS encoding glutaredoxin family protein: MATADFILLGRPECHLCEDFEAELRAHWPADGALQLRVADVDDRGEWRMRYGARIPVLLDADGEVALEGRFDLQRWQAVCARVQNRGG; this comes from the coding sequence ATGGCAACGGCGGATTTTATTTTGCTCGGCAGACCCGAATGCCATCTGTGCGAGGACTTTGAAGCCGAATTGCGCGCGCACTGGCCTGCCGACGGTGCACTGCAGCTGCGCGTTGCCGACGTCGATGATCGCGGCGAGTGGCGGATGCGCTATGGCGCGCGCATTCCCGTGCTGCTCGATGCTGACGGCGAGGTCGCCCTCGAAGGCCGGTTTGATCTGCAACGCTGGCAAGCCGTGTGCGCGCGCGTGCAGAACCGGGGCGGGTAA
- a CDS encoding Do family serine endopeptidase, whose amino-acid sequence MLSLIRFPLAVLALLALLGCQRSATPQAAAYPDFADLVERVSPAVVNISTVAAQETLEVGGAWAPQAQLQDSAQAEGEDVPDWFRRYIEPQDGAAESDDGDQWAAPDQQSLGSGFILSSDGDILTNYHVIRGAREIVVRLLDRRQFAARVIGSDEASDLALLHIDARNLPVVRLGDARATRPGQWVLAIGSPFGFDYSVTAGIVSAKGRALASEQYVPFIQSDVAINPGNSGGPLFNLAGEVIGVNSQIYSQSGGYQGVSFSTPIDVAAKVARQLRETGRVTRGWLGVVVQEVDREQAQAAGLDKSGGAMVARVLTGSPAAQAGLREGDIIVRYNGEFLPSSSSLPHLVGIADPGEMARLELRRDGRSVMVEVEVGTLRSERSAHAAAPADADPGSAAQPASLAQRLQMQLRPLQTEEARAQRLMEGGLMVIGVGDGPAARAGIRAGDVLLQLAGQQISSLDRYHEVLARLLPGQTVSVLVQRRGAPHFLSLDVPEPTPPED is encoded by the coding sequence ATGTTGTCGCTGATCCGATTCCCTCTTGCTGTGCTGGCATTGCTGGCGTTGCTGGGCTGCCAGCGTTCTGCCACGCCGCAGGCGGCGGCCTATCCTGATTTTGCCGATCTGGTGGAGCGGGTTTCGCCCGCCGTGGTCAACATCAGCACCGTGGCTGCGCAGGAAACGCTTGAAGTCGGCGGTGCCTGGGCGCCGCAGGCGCAGTTGCAGGATTCGGCGCAAGCCGAGGGCGAAGACGTGCCCGACTGGTTTCGCCGCTATATCGAACCTCAGGATGGCGCTGCCGAAAGCGATGATGGCGATCAATGGGCCGCGCCCGATCAGCAATCGCTGGGATCCGGATTCATCCTCAGCAGCGATGGCGACATTCTCACCAACTATCACGTCATTCGCGGCGCGCGCGAGATCGTCGTGCGGCTGCTCGACCGGCGCCAGTTTGCGGCCCGGGTCATCGGCAGTGACGAAGCCAGCGATCTGGCGCTGCTGCATATCGACGCGCGCAATCTTCCGGTGGTTCGCCTCGGTGATGCGCGCGCCACCCGTCCCGGCCAGTGGGTTCTGGCGATTGGCTCGCCCTTTGGCTTTGACTATTCGGTCACCGCAGGCATTGTTTCGGCCAAGGGGCGCGCGCTGGCTTCTGAACAATATGTGCCGTTTATCCAGAGTGACGTGGCGATCAACCCCGGTAATTCGGGGGGGCCGTTGTTCAATCTGGCCGGTGAAGTCATTGGTGTGAACTCACAGATTTACTCGCAATCCGGCGGCTACCAGGGCGTATCGTTCTCGACCCCGATCGACGTGGCCGCCAAGGTTGCGCGGCAGTTGCGTGAAACCGGGCGGGTGACCCGTGGCTGGCTGGGCGTGGTCGTTCAGGAAGTGGATCGTGAACAGGCGCAGGCCGCAGGGCTGGATAAAAGTGGCGGGGCGATGGTCGCGCGCGTGCTGACCGGCAGCCCCGCAGCACAGGCTGGACTGCGCGAAGGCGACATCATCGTGCGCTACAACGGTGAGTTCTTGCCCAGCTCGTCGAGCCTGCCGCATCTGGTGGGCATTGCCGACCCCGGCGAAATGGCCAGGCTGGAACTGCGCCGGGATGGCCGCAGCGTGATGGTCGAGGTCGAAGTCGGCACCTTGCGCAGTGAGCGCAGTGCGCATGCTGCCGCCCCTGCCGACGCCGATCCGGGTTCAGCGGCGCAACCGGCGTCGCTGGCGCAGCGTCTGCAAATGCAGCTGCGTCCATTGCAAACCGAAGAAGCGCGCGCGCAGCGGCTGATGGAAGGCGGGCTGATGGTGATCGGGGTGGGTGACGGTCCGGCCGCGCGCGCCGGGATTCGTGCCGGTGACGTGCTGCTGCAACTTGCCGGGCAGCAGATCAGCAGCCTCGATCGCTATCACGAGGTGCTGGCGCGGCTGCTGCCGGGGCAGACCGTCTCGGTGCTGGTGCAGCGCCGTGGCGCGCCGCATTTTCTGTCGCTCGACGTGCCCGAGCCAACGCCGCCGGAGGACTGA
- a CDS encoding SoxR reducing system RseC family protein → MIEQRAIVTHVDAAGVWIQPIEMAGCVQCRRGQGCGEGALMRALGGRRRALPIIGDGGGLHAGDAILVGIDEQALLGASLRLYLAPLIGMLVAGTFAHSVLHAHELLVAAFALSGLVGGFALIRRAAERAAAAPALRPRLLRRLRPDEQGCLREQIGRF, encoded by the coding sequence GGATGCGGCGGGCGTATGGATCCAACCAATTGAAATGGCCGGATGCGTGCAGTGCCGGCGCGGCCAGGGCTGCGGTGAAGGCGCATTGATGCGCGCGCTCGGCGGTCGGCGGCGTGCCTTGCCGATCATCGGGGATGGCGGCGGCTTGCACGCCGGTGATGCGATTCTGGTCGGCATTGATGAGCAGGCGCTGCTGGGCGCCTCGTTGCGTCTTTATCTGGCACCGCTGATCGGGATGCTGGTCGCCGGCACTTTTGCGCACAGCGTCCTGCACGCCCATGAGCTGCTCGTGGCCGCGTTTGCCCTGAGTGGGCTGGTCGGCGGTTTTGCCCTGATTCGCCGCGCGGCCGAGCGTGCAGCCGCCGCACCGGCGCTGCGCCCCCGCCTGCTGCGGCGGCTGCGTCCTGACGAGCAGGGCTGCCTGCGTGAGCAGATCGGCCGGTTTTGA